The Rhineura floridana isolate rRhiFlo1 chromosome 14, rRhiFlo1.hap2, whole genome shotgun sequence genomic sequence TATTACCAGTATTAAGTGGCTGTTACATTTCTTGAAAGATTCTGATGGACCAACTAGGCTATCTGCAATTTTTGTCTGCTGCGAAGCATCCAGTGTCTCATTGCTTTTCCAAGTAGCTGCtggctgaagagagagagaacattaaAGTGTGTAATCCCTCTCTCTTTTACACAAGCTAGAATTTTTATCACACCTTCAATACAATTTGGCAGGGTGGATGGAGGCCAGATAAAACTGCTTTGCGGACCACGTCTGCCCTGCCAGTTGACCATCCCTGGTGCCGGACTAATATTTACAATCAGACCTGAGACTTTTCAAGTGGGAATCCCATGTTCTCTCATTTGCATCTCCCCTTTGATAAATCTGATTTGTGAAGGAACAAATGTGTGGTCACTTGATTTTATCTGGCAGCCGGAAATGGCCAAATTACTTGCAAAGAAAGGCTGTGTCACCCTGGCTCCACAGTAACTCCCATAGCCCAAAGTTACATGCTCACATATACAGCTGTTAGGAAAGGCCCTTAAGCATGGACTGTGACTAGAGCAGAGCTAGCTATAATCACGCCAACATGTGGCTAGAAGGGCACGCTTGCTAAGAACTGTGCCTGAAGGTTGTGCAGTAGCAGCACAAACCAGGATTCCTGAAAAGTGAAActtccccccccgcccccccaccAGTCCCTCTGCAGAAGAAGCCTATGTTGTAACTGAGGTGGCAACAACAGAAGAGGTAGGAGTGGCTTTTGCTCCCAAGATGGCTGTAGCCAGAGGAACTACAGACATAAGCAGACTGGTCTGTTTCAAGGATTGAGGTGACAAGAAAACCTCCTGCAGGTCATTAATCTTGCCTGCTCCTTCTTTTAAACATCACATTCCTCCACGGTAGTGCTTTGGACAAGTTACTACAGAGTATTGATgtgcttgaattttgcaaaatttgaatctGACACCGGATTTCCTAGTTATTCATTTTTTCTTATCCTCATGGATCAGGtttttttctagcagttttccGCAGCTGAagcggatttttttaaaaaaattaaaatatcaaaataaaatattgatattaatagatttaaaaaatctatgaaaagacaatattttaaaaagtatcaatattaatattgatatttttgtgggAAAAAAACCAAATTGGTATTTATTGCAAATAGCAAACGTTGATCCCTTACAATTAGGTACCGGAAGGAAGTATGACGGAGGGAGAATCGAACCGGCACTGAAATGCGGATCTCATCCCTACTACAGAGGAAAACACCTGGAGAAACATTGTACTGGAACTAGAAATCCAGGGCTGTATTCAACTCAGAGGAGagtttgaaattaattaacctaaggccccatctgcaccatacattttaaaacagtgtcatgccactttaaagagtcatggatTGCCCCAAAGAACcctaggaactgcagtttgtttagAGTGCTGTGAATTGATAGGAGaaccctactcccctcacagagctacaattcctagagtggttgaACAACCAATACCTCTTCCCAGTGAacgttgggaactgtagttctgtggggCCTAAGTCAGTCATGTATATTAACTACAAcgggtctactccgagtaggactagcattgaatagcactcccattttaaaaaaatcatttttttttacaaaagcttACATAACTAGGCACCAGCATCCTGTGCCTAAAGATATGTCCAGAAAggaatacttttatttattaattcttaatgcatttttaaacacaCCCTTCAAACACAATTCTTCAGGGCGTGTATTTTCCTCTGGAGGAACTTGTCCAAAAGTACCACTGTGGAAGGAAGAGGATGAAAGGCCTCTTAACTAATTCCTTCTAGCTAAAAATGAGTGCAACAACTATTTCCAGTAGCTTCATAGTGATACAGTTACAGGTATGCCTAGAAGGTTTTCCAAGTTGAGGATTCTGCCTTCCttctgaaataaaaaataaaaatgggaagagagtaAGATCCTGCAATTTAGAGAGGACTTAACTGCCTTGTAGCTCTGTGTTTGAATGACTGATCTTGGAGATCAATCTACCATGAGCACTTGGGTTAGAATCCCACAAGAACCAGAGTGCTATCAAGAGGCTGAGATATAATCAGAACTGTGGTCAGGACTTTATTTCAAGGGTAATAAGGAAACAAAATGCTCTGATACAGGTGTATCCAATGCGGCACAAAGTTAAACTCACTTAGCGGTATATTTGCACCGCTGGTGATTTTCTTTGCACCAGCAGAATGTTGTTGCGTAAGAGAATGCATAAgtaggttgctggtaactttgttgcacaacAGACTGTGCACTCTGTTGCGCAGCAAGTTTCGGCTAGCACAACTGTTGCATTAGATTCCTCTGTCATGCAACATTAAAACTTGTGCTAGTGGACAGAGAACACTGGGTACAGCCCAAAGGGTTGGGACTGGGATGCGCCTAACATTGAAAATCCTGAACTACAAATAAATCCTTCAAGGAGAAAACAACATAAAGtcaacgagagagagagagagagagagagagagagagagagaaagagagggagacagagaggtgcCAGCCTGAGAAACCAACCATGCATCCACCTCCACCACCTATTATCCCATGCCTGAAACACCTTGCACCAAGTGCTTCCATGCTATATTGAAGACATCAAAGTTTTTCCATCCTTCACTCAGTGggttcctttgtgtgtgtgtgtgtgtgtgtgtgtgtgtctttggtgctacaatatataaaattaaaaataaaaagcagttcAACAAGACATATAAAAAGAAGCTTTAACATATGCAAATCCttccagaagagaaaaaaaacccaacaacaacaCAGCAATAAGTACATATTTCTGAGGTATTTCATCTGCTCAGGAGAAGCTAATGCAGATCTGTAGGATGACCGAGATTCGCCAGGGtaagagagggagggctgattCCCGTTGGCAAGGAGACGGGCTGTCGATCCAATGGGCAGGCAGGGGACGTCAACTACAAGGAAGAAGCAGAAACAGGCTGAGGTTCAAGGGAGGCACAAGGAAGCGTGTGTACGGCGTGCACATGCCCAAGTAAGAACAAGAATTCTTTTATCTAAGGGACAGCGTGCAGTTCCCTCATTAGGATTCTAGAGGGGAAGATGTGAGAGATGCTCAGAAGTGGCAGGCTGTGCGAGGGGCTGTGATGCAGTCATGTAGGGGTGCCCCCCAAATACTCAGGGAGCAGCCAATTCCCCTTCCACATACTACACAGAAATAGGATGTAACCACAGAGGATTCTGGGCAAGTGTGAAGCAAgtgaacacaagcagcaacagagGAATAGCCTTGTACTTTCAGCATGAAGACATCTAGTCTTGGGATTTTTTGGGAGACAGGGAagcagaggggggggagagagagagaggagggggcatAAAATGTGCCTACCTGGGGTAATCCATTGGCTTTTTGATTGACAGGTTGTTTTTTAATCAATGTATCTCCATCCACTCCTGGGATAGAAAGAAAGGAGCAATGGGATCGCACAGCTTAACTTTGCAGGGAAGGCCCGATAGGAGTTAGGCTGTGGAAGAACCTCCCACTGCAGGCATGTGAGTCCCTCCTTTGTGGGAAAGGCTGGGCCAAGTCACAAAGAACAGCTCCACAGATCACTTGTGCTCTACTCAGGGGGCTGAAACAAAAGGCTTGCCTGGACCTCCCAACTGTCCTACTCCATGCTGCAGATGAAGTAGCACTAAAAGGGATTTCCATGCTGACACCCATCCATCCTCCAGAGGAAGGTAAAATACCCAACATATGGAAAGAGACAGGAAATGCACTCGCCCTTTGAGCCTAAGCCAGCGAACTGGGGAGAGGGAAGGTAAATCCACACATTAATGCACAGAGGGACCAAGACatatgcatgcgtgtgtgtgagtGTAAAACAAGGGGGAGAGAGGTATCCAAGGATATGGGTGAGAGAAAAGAGAGCTACATTTTCCCCATGCCGCTGGGGATAGGATTGTCAATACACTGTAATCATGTTAGAAAAAGAAGTCCTTTGGGGTTCTGGCTTGGAAAAAATGGGTTTCTTGCCTTGGCCTTTTGCTACCGTGGCGAAGCTCAGTCAGCTACAAAAATGCACAGCCTGTCCAGAGAATCCCTGATTGAAACACGCCCTGTGTCCCTTTAcactcccacccccacctcaccGCCCTTCTTTTTCCATTGAGGACACAGCAAGACCTGAAGAAAGGCGAGATGGACAGCGAGAGACCATCCCGACGGAAACTTTGCCAGCGCAATGGAATCTTCGGTTCTCTGTCGCTAGCCAATTGCAAAGCGGGTTTCCTCCAGGCGAGGTCACCAGCAGGACTCCTTTTGAGCCAAGAGGAGCCGCTTGGGGCCAGAGAGAGCCAGCCTGCCCTGCTCTGCTTCCCACTCAGAGAGACCAGCTGGTTGAGGGCTCAACACTGGGAGTGCCCCTAGAGGATGTCGGGCTGGGGGAACAGTGGGAGGAGCTGCTGCTACCGCCGCCGGTGCTCTGCGCGCTGGATCCAGCGATTAGGTGGACGACTGGTTTCTGGGCAAAGAGGACTCCTGCAGGACAAAGACAGGGAAGGAAACTTAGCAGGCCAGCACTGCCACCCTTGGGGAATGGGCTTACTAGATTGGCAATGGGAGAATCAACAGCCACatcaaaaaacaaataaatcagaagaTTGTTCCGAATTGTTCTCCAGAGACCAGCCATTCTGCAGTTTGGCACAATCCACACACAGATCACAGCATGAAGCCGAAGGAGAAAAAGGGTTGGAAGGAACTCAGTGGTCAAAATAAAGAGGCAGGTAGATTGTTCCAAATATTGGGCAGTTCATTCCAGGAAATCTGCCAACCTCAACCCCTTGTCCCATTTCAGAAGTGGATACTCTCTCACCAGCAtagattgtgccattgatttccaCTGACATATTAATGCTTCCGAAGCCAGATGGGGTCCAATTCAATGCTGCTGCTGTCGCTGCTGAATCTGATTTATCCTCTGGTGGGGtagagaagaaaaaaaaagattagcGTGAGTTGGGTTACGGTCACCCCATGATTTAGGATTACCCAGTGCAGTGACCTAGGCTTGGGAGTGCTTCTCAGTCTCCCTCACTTCCCCAGTCCTGCTAGCTAGAAGACAGCTAACCTACTGACAGACATCTCATCTTGGTCTCTCCTATGCCTTAACTCACCAATAAAAAAAATATGGAAGGAAATAATGCACCCTACACTGCCCACAGTACCAGCTGGGGAAACTTAAAGAACCTGGGACATTGGAAGACATGCATAATGGGTGTAAACCATAATGGGATTTTGGACAGAGGGTCACAACTGGTATGGAAATTGCACAGCAGATGGGCTTGACCCCCGCACCCAGAACACACCACAAATAAGCTGACCAGGGTGGTTTCGAAACTGGAAAATGGCTCCTAGCCTCAGCCTCCAAAGGGGCTCAAGAAACAAACAGCTGGCTGCAACAAGACTCTGTAGCGGTGGCACTTCCCCATCTCTCCACTGCTTGTGCTTCTTGGGTCCATGTGATAAAGATGCAGTCAGCCCCAAAACAAGACCCATGAGGCTCCTGACGACTCACACTGTGCTTGCACCAGTCGCCAGGGTAGCTTTATGAGGAGGAGACTCAGCTCCCTTGCCCGCTAAATGAAGACCaccagtgaggaggaggagaagctggATGTTCCTTGTGGGCTGAATGAAAACTCCTACAGGCCAAATACGGTCTGACCCATAGTTTGGTTTGTTAAACCTTTGGTTTAAACCAAGATGTTGTACCTATCTCCCCACACCCCATTCTTTAGGTGGGGGGGATGGGATATTGTGCTGCTGGGGCCTTGGCTCAGGACCAGTGTGAGTACCGTGCTAGGAAAAAACGTACCCTGTCCCTTTTTagccaccaggcaagaaagccggCACtagagcagatggggggggggaacctttggccctccaggaggTTGCTAaacaacaacttccatcagctccagcaagcatggccaatggtcgaggatgatggaaactgttgttcagcaacatctggaacaccaaaggttccccatcccggcAGTACAGCAAGGGCCGCATCACCTCGACCGTTGATTTTGATCTTCATGGGCAGCTGTCGTGCCATGCTGAACAGGTTCCGTTGAAATGCCTGCTGGACAAACCGCTGCTCTTCCTCCGTCATCCGCGCAATCTTCTCTGCAGGCTCTCCGGACTCCAGCCTCTCCCTCAGCTGTTCCAGAGTGGCAGTTCTAGCAGCTGCTATGGTAGCCTGCTGGTTTGCCAAGGTCACAGGCATGGCAATGCGATTTGGCGTGGACACAGTCAGGGGGATGCCATCGCCTAGAACAGCAATTGGGCAGCTCAGGAACCTTGGCAAAGCACCCTTCTCAAGGTAAGCAGAGAAGGGAGACACAGCTCAATAGGCAACTTGCCCAaggtttatttattgatttattattcgatttatatcctgtccttcctcccggcaggagcccagggcagcaagcaaaagcactacaaactttaaaacatcataaaaacaaactttaaaacaacaaGGTTGAAAGAGCGATCCAGGCACTGCTGTTAGTACTAAACTGCCTTTAGATTTTCCCTCTAGGGTAGTAACTACATATATCCCTGGTGCTGACAGCAAAATGGGTGTCGGCCTACCAGGAAAGCGATCTTGGGAGttgcagggaggaagagaagggagactACACCACTGGGCTTTTCTTCTTTAGAAAAAAATAAGACTAAAGGGGTGGGGAAGCATGACGAGAGATTTATACAATTATGTGTGCATAGTGGTGTTTTTCTCTgccttgtgtatttttatttgcttatttaaggCATTTGAATACTGGCTTTACAACAAAAATCAGCTACATAATTAAAGTGATACAGCTTGtgggtgcacacacacaaagtgcTATCCAAATCTAGCACAACTACACAACCAATCCAGACAGCAGAGTGGGTGACTATTATGGTGCTTAAAATATAGCCTCCTTTCCCATCAGatctaaaaataaaattatttcacTGAAAATGCCTGAAAGAATAATAATGAATTTAGCATGATGTCTAAAAAATAGTAAGAAGTGTCAGATGAACTTCTTTGGAGAGGAAATTCCGTTAACTGGGGTGTCACCAAtagaaaaagctctctctcttaCTGCCAACCTGCTTGATTTCTGAAAAGGGCCTCAGTGGAACATCTTGACTCTCATACAGGTTGATATAGGAGAAAGTGACCCTTAAAAGACATCTGGGCtggttaaaactagcaccttgtATTGAGCTCAGTAATGAACCTGGTAGAGATATATTCTCAACTCAGCTGCTGCATCttgggtcacattcacaccagacatttattccactattattccactttaaatactcatggcttcccccaaagagtcccgggaagtgtggtttgtgaagagggctaTTTCCTctgagagctacaattctcagagtggtttaacagtcaatccctcttcccaggggactctgggaattgtagctctgtgaggagattaggagtctcctaacaactctcagcaaccttcacaaactacacctcccatgattctttgggggaagtcatgactgtttaaagtggaatactagtggaataaatgtacagtgtgaatgcagccttggacaaactgcagcttctgaaccgtcttcaaggacAGTGCCACATATATCACATGACAGTAGTCTGACTGGGATGTTACTAGAACATGGATCCCTGTTGCCAGACCATACCTGACCAGTAGAGGTCGCAGCTGGCACAGCAGCCTAATCTGGGGggaaaagcactctgtgccactggaCTCCTGTATCTGGTTGCAAAGCTGGCTGAAAGAGTACTATTAAAATTCaaacttggtctttcagggggaATACAAAAACATTCAAGGCAAGTTGTACCCCCCCTTGCTTCTGGGGTCAagaacagtgcctctgtctttgggggattgagcttcagtttattggctctcatccagcccactactgatCTTGGGCAACACAATTCAGCTCTTCTACTGTCTCACCTGTATAATATaatatggagaagtagagctgggtgtcatctgcttaTTTCCTCCAAATCTCCAGACAACCTCACCTAGCTGGTTCATACAGATTAAActacatgggggacaagatggcacacgATGGGACCCCATGGCATTGTGTGAGGGATCCACACTGTCCCCCCAAACTACCCTCTGGTATTAGTCATGTAGACAGGAGCAGAACTATCACATCTCCATGTCCCCTCGCTTCCCAAGTAACATAGCTGGTCCTGGAGAATATTGCAGTCAATGGTATCTAAAGCTGTTAAGAGGTCCAGAAGAAATCAATAGGATCCCACTCCCTGTCTCTATTCTGACAGAGGTCATTTGTCACAGTGACCACGGTGGTTTCAGTTCTGAGACAAGACCTAAAACCAAACTAAAATGGATCTAGAAAGTCAGCTTCCTCCTAGAGTTGCACAGCCATTGCTGGCTCAAGTATCTTGCCCCACAGGAGGGTGCTTGTGACTGACTGATAGCAATTATACTTTTTTGGATCCAGAAAGGTCTTTAAAGGGTGATCACACAACTGAGTCCTTCAAGGCTGCCTGAACCACTCCCTCTTATAAATAAGTTGCCACTGACTGCATCAAGTACACTGTGTGCACCTGAGAACTTGCGGTGGGGTTCCCCTCATGTTACACTTGGATTTGGAGCAGACAAAAGCCTTCTTTTCACTTGCTCCAGAGCTCAGTTCAACAAGATCCAAAGCTGTGGaaaggaagccccccccccccggctgcacTTAGTAGGGGTCCGCACCAGAAGGCAGAAGACTTGCTCAACTCGTTGTTTTAACAGTTAATGTAAATGATTTGGAAAGATCATGAGCAAGTAGCTGACAACCTGCTAAAACCAGGACAGAAGAAGATGGGGcaaataaaaatagttttatgTAAATGTATTGTGGGACTGCAAGGGATGAGGGAGGTGGCTTAAAAGATGCAGAAATCAAAAGCTATTTAGGTAAAGGATGAACAGTAGTTAGGAAAtggaagagaagagaaaggtcaAAGAACACATTAAAAGATGAGACAAAGCAGTTGATCCTGGATCCACAAGGGAAGAGGGAGCCAGTAAGTACAACTATGGAATTGCTAGATGCATTTGAGCAACTACGAAGATGATGGTCACACACTCAGTGCTCCAGTCACTCAATCCACTGAGTGCTTGCCAATGCTAACACCTGGCTCTTAGGCCACCTGAATAACAAACAAGGTAACTGGCTCACCTTTCCTCAGAGCGCCTGCTGGAGAAAGGTGAGGGTTGCTGGTTCCGCTGCCAGGGGCGAGGCTAACGATGGGGAAGCGGATCTTTGGAGGACACAGGAGCGAAGGAGGCCCTGCGGCAGCAGCGGAGTAACTGAACAAAGAGGAGCTGTAACTGGGCCGTCGGCCTTCCCGCCTGTTGCCATCAATGGCAGCCTGCAGCTCGGCAGGAGAACTTAAGGATTTCTTCTCACATTCATAGGCATAGAGATACTTCATATACCTAGATGTTGGGGTGCGTGggaaaacaagacaaaaacaggAGAAGCATAACTAGACAGAATGCTGCATTTGGATACAGGAGAGCTAGATTCTAATCCACCACTCGGCTCCAATAGCCATGGATTAGCCTTGGCTAAGTCAGAGCCAATTCAGGTATCATGCCAAATCATGGCTTGTGCTAACCATAGTTAAGGACCTGCACCATGTTTGAGCTTTCAGTGTACAGCAGGTACATAATGGTTTGGAGTTGCTTGTCTGTTTAGCTCCCATCTGATCAGCACTCAGCTTCATACGTTTGTGCCTGTCTTTTATGGTGCAAGCAACTTCTTGAGGGCCTAACCGTTGCTCACCAATGATTTGCAGATCCAAACATAACAGCAAACCACAGTTAGCATAAACTGTGCTTGGCAAAgtgcttcaaaccatggtttgatagtCTGATTCGACACCTTCttgcaaactatggtttagaAAGCTGGGATAGATTCAGATATAATGCCAAAGCATGAAATACTATtacagaaaggggagggagggagatgacAGGCTTCATTTTGGTGATAACTGCGGTAAATCAGCAGTCCTATCAGCTGCCAGATGAAGGTATCAACCAAAACAGagaagcagcaaagaaaaacTATTTATGAAGCATAATATCAACAGTCATGTAGAAATCCCAGTGCTCTGAACCATGGTTTATTGGGACGAGGACAAGTCGCAGTGAGCCTCGGAGTCATGCATtccctttcccttctccttttCTAGTGTGGTTGCAAGGAGATTGGAAGCTCTCACTTCAGTTTTAGGATTCAGACATTAAGGCAAATCTTCACTACAGTTTAATCATGGATTATTTCAGTAGATCATAGCTAAAGCTAACATCAGTTTGTCCTTGTTGGATGTAACAAGTAACTACAATTAGTTTAAGGTTGGAAGTGGATGCTTccattctcctcctctggtgctgtATGGTTCTCGGCTTACAGGGCAAACATGGGTAAACAGGGTAGTTTTGACAAGAGTAAGCTGTATTCAGGTATCTAGAATGCTTGTTGTAACGGGAGGATTGTGCACAGCACACCTTCCATACTCTACAAACAGAAAACCCAAATACTAAATTTCATATATTAGGCATGCCAAATTGCATACCTGTCTTTAATCTGCATGTTTTgttctaattcttttttaaaaaattttttaacagTAGTTTTGTTGTGAATGAAGCAAGAAGAATGGGATGTACGGAAAGATGATATCCATTATGTTGGAAAGAAGAGAATAGCAATGGATATTCTTTGGCTTCTTAAAGCTTTAATCAAATTGCCCACATTTTCCCAGACCTTACTACACCAACACTGCGAACTAGAAACTTCCTCAAATCAACTTGTTGAGGTTTTCACTGTGGCTCTTCTTGGTTAGGCTCCTCAGCAGGATACTGTCAACAGAGTCTGTGCAAAAACACCTTATAGAGCACAGTATTTATATTGGGCTGGAGCTATAGTCTGCAGATAAtgatgctgaagctaagcagtcaggtctggtcagtcccTAGATGGGGGACTGCCCAGGAACCCTCATATAAACACCATCTTGAGTTCTACTGAAGGAACGTGGGAAGGGAGATATAAGTGGAATAAAGAGAAACTAcaatcacatccacactatacatttaaagcacacttatgCCCtctaacaatcatggcttcccccaaagaatcatgggaactgtagtttgttaaggaagagccatagcttagtggtagagcatcagccttgtatacagaaggtcccaagttcaatcccttgaacctccaggtagagctgggagagactccctttttctgaaaccttggagagctgctaccagtcagtgtagacaactctgagctagatggagcaatggtctgactcagcataaggcagcctcctacgttgttaggagaccacttgcagagtcacacttcccaccaccctgaacaagctacagttcccagaattctttgggggaacccaggTAATTTAAAGGTATGGGGTAGACATGACCAAAGGCTATTGCTCTTCCTTTGCCCCAGTAATCCTCCTCACTGCTAGTTCTATCTCGCAGCATAGCGAGATGTGATGCTGGTTTACTGAAGACCAAGGACTTACTGGGTGCGAAGTGTAAACGCAGCACTGGTGATGGAGGTGGGTAGGTTAAGGCCTTTGGTGATCTCCCTCCAGATTTTCTTGTTGATGATTTCCACCAGCCCACCTTTGTCTGTCACCAGCTTGTAGAGCATGTAGAGGTCAAGGATCTGCTTTGCCATGATGGGGATGCGGTTAATTGGTGTCCCTGCAGCCGCATACAAGGAAGTaggaaggaaaaagaaaggaagagaatGAGGACAAGAAAAAGCCACTTGCGACTCCAACTGGACCTTGCACCTGGAACTGCCTCCCCAAACAACTCTGTGATACCACCTCTCTCTTCCCTTCAAATCTCACCTTTCCAAGGCATCAACCTCTCATGTCCTACTGAAACAAAACCCAAGAATATGCAACTGAAATGCACATATATTCTTCCCATTActctcacctctctctctctcatccttgTTATCTCTCTTCTGTCAAAGTTCAGATTATAAGCACCTCTGGGCAGTGACCTGTTCTTTTGCTGTTACTCACGAGTGCTATGCACATTGATGGCACTGGGTGCACACATGCATTATATTCTATAAAACAGCTGTTCccaattttttccccatggagCACTTAAacattgttgagggtcttggcagatcacttcatgatttttctgcctgttgtagcaattgtattgCCTTCGGCTAGATGCAGTATGatctttcattgtatttttattgctacttTTCTTTCTTACATACTGTATTTGATCTTCATTCAAAATCCACAGACACGCCACAGATCACCTGAATTTTGGTCTACGGACTACAATTTGGGAgcccctgctctctcccctcccccccccccacacagagGCACAAAGAAAAGAGTCTAATTCTACAAAAGACAAACCCTTTGGATTCCCTGAATGTGACTGAAAAGCAGTAACACACCACCAAAATTCTCCTCCTGGCGCACGCTTTTTCCCCTTAGGGCAGGCAAAAATACCCAGTCAGATGAAGAGCCCTGCACCTAGGCAACAGCTTGAGAAGGGGCCCAGCTTAGGGGAAGGGGTACAGCAGGCATGATTATGCAAGAGACTGAGGTGTGAAAAACCAATAGCTCTGGTCTGTGCAAGATTTCTAGGGCATTCCTGAGCACAATTTTAACGTTCTTCTTTGGGAGCACTGCagctgaaggaaggaaggaatgacTTCTCTTTTGCCAGTATACCACAGACAGGCCTGACATCTACGTCTCATTTGCTGATATAATTGTATGCAGTTTATATTTCGCATACCAGTTCCCT encodes the following:
- the ARID3B gene encoding AT-rich interactive domain-containing protein 3B isoform X1, which produces MRPRRRRRRRRRFRCSPKALAGVFSSRLPSYHSHVNNRMKLEAVVEQLQKQKQQQQQVPQQMDSRERQQRQMRETQLHYTQQLTVQQAALTATSGKASGGPVLGPSARVPPMLGAARTFDQSSMNSEEEEEEEEEEEEGEEDLEDGDLEDDAPRTGKESCSALKYFHASKVAPHNQRVASSSNPLPVLGVQRGQQGKDEQGKEAANAPYCGSSSGRHTWRLEEQLKQNGSLSWSEETDSSRGREVSRDFAKLYELDGDPERKKFLDDLFIFMQKRGTPINRIPIMAKQILDLYMLYKLVTDKGGLVEIINKKIWREITKGLNLPTSITSAAFTLRTQYMKYLYAYECEKKSLSSPAELQAAIDGNRREGRRPSYSSSLFSYSAAAAGPPSLLCPPKIRFPIVSLAPGSGTSNPHLSPAGALRKGDGIPLTVSTPNRIAMPVTLANQQATIAAARTATLEQLRERLESGEPAEKIARMTEEEQRFVQQAFQRNLFSMARQLPMKIKINGREDKSDSAATAAALNWTPSGFGSINMSVEINGTIYAGVLFAQKPVVHLIAGSSAQSTGGGSSSSSHCSPSPTSSRGTPSVEPSTSWSL
- the ARID3B gene encoding AT-rich interactive domain-containing protein 3B isoform X2, with the translated sequence MKLEAVVEQLQKQKQQQQQVPQQMDSRERQQRQMRETQLHYTQQLTVQQAALTATSGKASGGPVLGPSARVPPMLGAARTFDQSSMNSEEEEEEEEEEEEGEEDLEDGDLEDDAPRTGKESCSALKYFHASKVAPHNQRVASSSNPLPVLGVQRGQQGKDEQGKEAANAPYCGSSSGRHTWRLEEQLKQNGSLSWSEETDSSRGREVSRDFAKLYELDGDPERKKFLDDLFIFMQKRGTPINRIPIMAKQILDLYMLYKLVTDKGGLVEIINKKIWREITKGLNLPTSITSAAFTLRTQYMKYLYAYECEKKSLSSPAELQAAIDGNRREGRRPSYSSSLFSYSAAAAGPPSLLCPPKIRFPIVSLAPGSGTSNPHLSPAGALRKGDGIPLTVSTPNRIAMPVTLANQQATIAAARTATLEQLRERLESGEPAEKIARMTEEEQRFVQQAFQRNLFSMARQLPMKIKINGREDKSDSAATAAALNWTPSGFGSINMSVEINGTIYAGVLFAQKPVVHLIAGSSAQSTGGGSSSSSHCSPSPTSSRGTPSVEPSTSWSL